The proteins below come from a single Ptychodera flava strain L36383 chromosome 6, AS_Pfla_20210202, whole genome shotgun sequence genomic window:
- the LOC139134225 gene encoding beta-1,3-galactosyl-O-glycosyl-glycoprotein beta-1,6-N-acetylglucosaminyltransferase-like — translation MFGFYTLFQSLFDDINIGDTVVHRKQTLCAELIRGRVQNSTAVDNLVAFARKRILSDQAMSEMAAGCDKFVRTSEYLGRPVTDEEKDFPLAFSIMVHTSAYQVELLLRAIYRPHNVYCIHVDRKAPPALHFAMQAIVDCFSNVFIASRLYDVYWGSINLVYAERQCQRDLLQSDNQWKYVVNLAGSEFPLKTNLEIVRILKAFDNRNDVVTSAKKFPERTEFRYLTINQKIKKTSQRKTEPVPGGITIHKGGLQTALTRQFVEFLHHSKIARDFLVWLNDTGIPDETYYQSLASLPEAPGGPGENGSEAMVARAKLWRGMPSCQGKFVHDVCIFTWRDLPWITRQPHLFVNKFNIHYDGLALECLSELLRDRTYQPIELNIRYYQKFAKTRSWKAFDESETWRSN, via the coding sequence ATGTTTGGATTCTACACTCTCTTCCAAAGCTTGTTTGATGATATTAACATTGGTGATACCGTGGTACACAGAAAGCAGACACTGTGTGCCGAACTTATACGGGGACGCGTTCAAAACTCTACAGCTGTAGACAACCTCGTTGCGTTTGCGAGGAAGCGCATCCTTTCAGACCAGGCGATGTCAGAGATGGCAGCAGGTTGTGATAAATTTGTAAGGACATCGGAATACCTTGGCAGACCTGTGACGGACGAAGAGAAGGATTTCCCGCTAGCATTTAGTATCATGGTACATACGTCGGCTTATCAAGTGGAACTGTTGTTGAGAGCTATCTACAGACCTCACAATGTATACTGCATTCACGTTGATCGCAAGGCACCACCAGCACTTCACTTCGCAATGCAAGCCATCGTCGACTGCTTCAGTAATGTCTTTATTGCTTCGCGCCTCTATGATGTGTATTGGGGATCGATCAACCTGGTGTATGCAGAACGCCAATGCCAACGAGACTTGCTACAATCGGACAATCAATGGAAATACGTTGTTAATCTCGCAGGGTCAGAATTTCCACTCAAGACAAACCTGGAGATCGTTAGAATTCTAAAAGCATTTGATAACCGGAATGATGTCGTCACTTCGGCCAAAAAGTTCCCAGAAAGAACCGAATTCAGATATCTTACCATCAaccagaaaataaagaaaacttcACAGAGAAAAACCGAACCGGTCCCGGGAGGGATAACAATTCACAAGGGTGGCTTACAAACCGCCCTCACACGACAATTTGTGGAATTCTTGCACCACAGCAAAATAGCGCGGGACTTTCTCGTGTGGTTAAACGACACAGGGATTCCAGACGAAACGTATTACCAGAGTTTAGCCTCGCTGCCCGAAGCCCCGGGGGGACCAGGAGAGAACGGTTCTGAGGCAATGGTGGCAAGGGCTAAATTGTGGCGTGGTATGCCATCCTGTCAGGGCAAGTTCGTCCACGACGTATGCATCTTCACCTGGCGGGATCTACCCTGGATCACGAGGCAACCTCACCTGTTTGTCAATAAATTCAACATACATTACGACGGCCTCGCACTTGAATGTCTTTCAGAACTGCTTCGTGACAGGACTTATCAACCAATTGAGTTAAACATCAGATACTATCAAAAATTTGCAAAGACAAGATCCTGGAAAGCGTTCGACGAATCAGAAACATGGAGAAGCAATTAA